DNA from Methanomassiliicoccales archaeon:
CCTCTGGACACGGCATCCTTCGCCACCGCCAATGCCGAGGTCGCGTCGGCCTCCGATATAGCCACGCATATCCTGGTCATCTTTCCACTACGCTCTCCTTCACCGCATGCCCGAAATGCCTTCCGCCCTTTTCCAGGCGTACCAGCACCTTGTCGCCCTCTTTAATTTCAGCGACGGATATCGAACCATCCTTGCTGCACAACCGAATGGTCTCGGCGTTCTGCAGTATGGTGGTGAAACGCGAACCATCAGCTTCCGCTTCCAGCAGGAGCAGCGGGCGCACTTCTACCTTAGCGCGTCCGACCACCACCGGCCTAGTGCGACCGGACGAATCCACAGCCAGAAGTTCGGTGCCGCTACCAACCTCCGAAAGGTATTTGGTACGTCCGTCCGAACCGAGGACGTAGGCGTGCACCGCCCCGGCGTTGACCCGGAACGGACGGGAGGAAACGTAATGTGAGTCCATGGCCTCGCTCTGGACCAGGAAAAGGCAGGCGGACTGCGATCCCACCAGCATGCCCTCTCCCACGTTCAGCGTAGAGCAGGTGTCCACGCAGACCCGGTCCCCGATATTTACTGGACGAACAGATCTCACCGTGGCCTCGGTCAGCTCTACGTCGGTCACGCCGGAACGTCCGAGGGGGGCGAACAGCCTCAGCTGTGTGGGGTCCTTGACCGTGATAGCTAGACCGTCCACCCCGCTCTCGAGGGTGGTGGCGAACAGGTTCGCTTCATCTAACGTCGCGCAGGAGGCGATGACCTTGGTGTTGGTCCCCTGGAACTCGGCGATGAGGTTCTCCAGTGGAATCACTTTCCAGTCATGCGACTCCACCAGCACGTATCCCTGCTTTCCTTTCAGGGTGGCGGCCTTCTCCGCGTCCTTGTGACTGCGTATGGTCAGTACCACGCCCACCGGCTTTCCGTCGGCGAACAGCTCGTCCCCCCGCCGCACGATAGCGTTGTACCGCCCCACCTTCTGCAGGGCGGCGTCCTCCTCCCGGAGCACGATGCTGACGTACCCTGATTCCAGGGCGGAGGTCACCATGCGCTTCCTTTCGGCAGCGGAAGGAAGATGGTCGGTCCGCACCCAGACGATCTTGCCCTTCCCGGACATGTTATCACTTCAGTAGTTGCAAGGCCTCTTCGACTTCCATGTCCTCCAGCACGATGCCGCTGACGGCCTTGGTTATGCCGATCACGTTCTTATGCTGGAAGATGTTCCTTCCGATGGAGACGCCCTTTCCGCCGGCGTCAATGGAGTCGCGCACCATCTGCAGCAATTTCTCGTCAGAGTCCATCTTGGGCCCGCCAGCGATGACCACCGGCGCCTGTGCTCCCC
Protein-coding regions in this window:
- a CDS encoding 3-dehydroquinate synthase II — translated: MSGKGKIVWVRTDHLPSAAERKRMVTSALESGYVSIVLREEDAALQKVGRYNAIVRRGDELFADGKPVGVVLTIRSHKDAEKAATLKGKQGYVLVESHDWKVIPLENLIAEFQGTNTKVIASCATLDEANLFATTLESGVDGLAITVKDPTQLRLFAPLGRSGVTDVELTEATVRSVRPVNIGDRVCVDTCSTLNVGEGMLVGSQSACLFLVQSEAMDSHYVSSRPFRVNAGAVHAYVLGSDGRTKYLSEVGSGTELLAVDSSGRTRPVVVGRAKVEVRPLLLLEAEADGSRFTTILQNAETIRLCSKDGSISVAEIKEGDKVLVRLEKGGRHFGHAVKESVVER